In Bradyrhizobium sp. G127, one genomic interval encodes:
- a CDS encoding rRNA adenine N-6-methyltransferase family protein — MAPQSSARALKKPLRLDEVRFLRSWIEKPLHMGAVMPSSKVLARTVARYVDPHSAGPVIELGPGTGAITDALIAHGVAEKRLVLVEFDPGFCALLRERYPQATVIQGDAYNLDQTLSEMKEPAAAMVSGLPLVTKPMMIRMKLMRDAFLKMEPGAPFIQFTYSVAPPIPKSLPGIHTQASERIWMNLPPARVWVYRKG, encoded by the coding sequence ATGGCCCCCCAATCCTCTGCGCGTGCGTTGAAAAAGCCGCTTCGTCTCGACGAGGTCCGCTTTCTCCGCTCGTGGATTGAAAAGCCGCTGCACATGGGCGCGGTGATGCCCTCCAGCAAGGTTCTGGCGCGCACCGTCGCCCGTTACGTTGATCCGCATTCCGCTGGACCTGTCATCGAGCTTGGCCCCGGCACCGGCGCCATTACCGATGCGCTGATTGCCCACGGCGTTGCCGAGAAGCGTCTGGTGCTGGTGGAGTTCGATCCCGGCTTCTGCGCGTTGTTGCGCGAGCGCTATCCGCAGGCGACCGTAATCCAGGGCGACGCCTACAATCTCGATCAGACGCTGTCGGAGATGAAGGAGCCTGCGGCCGCGATGGTGTCCGGCCTGCCGCTCGTCACCAAGCCGATGATGATCCGCATGAAGCTGATGCGCGACGCGTTCCTGAAAATGGAGCCGGGTGCCCCCTTCATCCAGTTCACCTATTCGGTGGCGCCGCCGATCCCGAAATCGCTGCCGGGGATTCACACCCAGGCCTCCGAGCGGATCTGGATGAACCTGCCGCCGGCGCGCGTCTGGGTCTATCGCAAGGGTTAG